A region from the Etheostoma spectabile isolate EspeVRDwgs_2016 chromosome 9, UIUC_Espe_1.0, whole genome shotgun sequence genome encodes:
- the LOC116696218 gene encoding uncharacterized protein LOC116696218: MKFSERKEALLAGTDTIEMELFSSQEPCMVTSKQMDEIQQSFDKTQRQLEHPLVSDCAEEPEAQVEPPPTQLAIPKTEAKLCPPDLPFMEEIEIEMEVFPPFKMPETENETVESSDPSIMTLPSLNKASSLKWKKLTPQKTGLVVKDVVCLPRGHYLTELERHSMPQGKERAVLAAVGMTARITIDNGWSANQMESRLALLFQERFVKQAGQRFSFTYLQCVPGSRVLFVPDSPAEGWNGEQVLRTCGHGALYILSHQDHPQAELEKSASKTPRVNTMEFCLEASTESCPDKDNPLGRQTQPCVPSTTETFTLDLDSILKLFRQENMDRGEETHVQVRLLHRALKMVRTPGFCFRMTPVVSFSGEKADGYKGPLREFFRLTLEGLQKSSVFEGRPGCLLLTYNLAALEDGKYYEAGVLIGWSLAQGGPGPRCLHPALYQLMCGQNPSLENFNWRDIVDAKAQIQLQQLHSCADVRLLSPSLCDWVSSCGIPGIYSVNSDEIPSIYIRMVKHYIYYRVASMISQFTEGLNSCGGLWDTVKSHWEEFVPVMTNAQQQPLTLEEFKPLFTICYSCPDSQLRGAEEATAGHWETVLTLISDGEADLSFEDLLALIIGADHLPPLGFPRLISLRFYSQDDSMSGVRLPYASTCALELFLPRGVAGAADLMVLLSRAVREGLGSTCYQTTRDGEGSCIEVMTIL; this comes from the exons CTGCATGGTGACATCAAAACAGATGGATGAAATTCAACAGAGCTTTGACAAG ACCCAGAGACAGCTGGAGCATCCTCTGGTCTCCGACTGTGCGGAGGAACCGGAGGCGCAGGTTGAGCCCCCACCCACTCAGCTCGCCATACCCAAAACCGAGGCCAAGCTCTGCCCTCCTGACCTACCATTCATGGAGGAAATTGAGATAGAAATGGAG GTGTTTCCACCCTTCAAAATgcctgaaactgaaaatgaaacagTCGAATCATCTGACCCTTCCATAATGACCCTG CCGTCTCTAAACAAAGCTAGTAGTCTCAAGTGGAAGAAACTGACGCCGCAAAAGACAGGACTGGTGGTCAAAGATGTGGTCTGTCTACCCAGAGGACATTACCTGACAGAGCTGGAGAG ACACAGTATGCCACAAGGCAAAGAACGAGCCGTTCTAGCGGCCGTTGGAATGACCGCTCGTATTACCATTGATAATGGTTGGTCGGCCAATCAGATGGAGAGTCGGTTGGCCTTGCTCTTCCAGGAGCGGTTTGTAAAACAGGCGGGACAGAGGTTCTCTTTCACGTATctgcag TGTGTACCGGGCTCCAGGGTGCTGTTTGTCCCAGACTCCCCTGCAGAGGGCTGGAATGGGGAGCAGGTACTCAGGACCTGTGGACACGGTGCTTTGTACATCCTCAGCCACCAGGACCACCCTCAG GCAGAATTGGAGAAGTCAGCAAGCAAGACACCTAGGGTCAACAC GATGGAGTTCTGTCTGGAAGCCAGCACAGAGAGCTGCCCAGACAAAGACAATCCGCTAGGAAGACAGACCCAGCCCTGTGTTCCCAGCACTACCGAGACg TTCACACTCGACCTGGACTCCATCCTGAAACTGTTCAGACAGGAGAACATGGATCGAGGTGAAGAAACCCACGTCCAGGTGAGGCTGCTCCATAGAGCTCTAAAGATGGTGAGGACTCCGGGCTTCTGTTTCAGGATGACACCTGTTGTCTCCTTCAGTGGAGAGAAGGCTGACGGCTACAAGGGACCTCTCAGAGAGTTCTTCAG ATTGACTTTGGAGGGGCTGCAGAAAAGCTCTGTATTTGAGGGTCGTCCGGGGTGTCTGTTGTTGACCTACAACCTTGCAGCTCTTGAAGATGGGAAGTACTACGAAGCAGGTGTTCTAATTGGCTGGTCGCTGGCTCAAGGTGGGCCTGGACCTCGTTGTCTACACCCTGCCCTCTACCAG TTGATGTGTGGCCAGAATCCATCTTTGGAGAACTTCAACTGGAGAGACATTGTGGATGCTAAAGCACAGATCCAACTGCAACAG CTGCATAGTTGTGCTGATGTGAGGCTGCTTTCTCCCAGTCTGTGTGACTGGGTGTCGAGCTGTGGCATCCCTGGAATCTATTCAGTCAATTCTGATGAAATACCATCAATCTATATCCGGATGgtgaaacattacatttattacag GGTGGCCAGTATGATCTCCCAGTTCACAGAGGGGCTGAACAGCTGTGGTGGATTGTGGGATACGGTAAAGTCCCACTGGGAGGAGTTTGTGCCAGTGATGACGAACGCACAGCAGCAACCTCTGACCCTGGAAGAGTTCAAACCGCTCTTTACCATCTGCTACAGCTGTCCAGACAGCCAGCTGAGGGGGGCTGAGGAGGCAACAGCTGGTCACTGGGAAACAGTTCTCACCTTGATCAGCG ATGGTGAGGCAGATCTTTCTTTTGAAGACCTCCTTGCCTTGATCATTGGAGCTGATCATCTGCCTCCTCTTGGGTTCCCCAGACTGATCTCCCTGCGTTTTTACTCCCAG GATGACAGCATGTCAGGTGTACGTCTGCCGTATGCCTCCACCTGTGCTCTGGAGCTCTTTCTGCCGAGGGGAGTGGCAGGGGCTGCAGACCTGATGGTGCTGCTGAGCAGAGCCGTGCGTGAGGGACTCGGCTCTACATGTTACCAGACAACGAGAGATGGAGAAGGCAGCTGCATAGAAGTGATGACAATTTTATGA